The following are encoded together in the Eulemur rufifrons isolate Redbay chromosome 28, OSU_ERuf_1, whole genome shotgun sequence genome:
- the HMX3 gene encoding homeobox protein HMX3 — protein sequence MPEPGPDAPGTASAQPQPPPPPPPAPKESPFSIKNLLNGDHHRPPPKPQPPPRTLFPPASAAAAAAAAAAAAAAKGALEGAAGFALSQVGDLAFPRFEIPAQRFALPAHYLERSPAWWYPYTLTPAGGHLPRPEASEKALLRDSSPASGTDRDSPEPLLKADPDHKELDSKSPDEIILEESDSEEGKKEGEAAPGAAGASVGATAATQGAEDWKKGAESPEKKPACRKKKTRTVFSRSQVFQLESTFDMKRYLSSSERAGLAASLHLTETQVKIWFQNRRNKWKRQLAAELEAANLSHAAAQRIVRVPILYHENSAAEGAAAAAAGAPVPVSQPLLTFPHPVYYSHPVVSSVPLLRPV from the exons ATGCCTGAGCCTGGGCCGGATGCCCCCGGCACCGCCAGCGCGCAACCCCAGCCGCCGCCACCCCCACCTCCCGCGCCCAAGGAGTCCCCGTTCTCCATCAAGAACCTGCTCAACGGAGACCACCACCGGCCGCCCCCTAAGCCGCAACCGCCCCCACGGACGCTCTTCCCGCCGGCctcagccgccgccgccgccgccgccgccgccgccgccgcggcggCCAAGGGGGCTCTGGAGGGTGCCGCGGGCTTCGCGCTCTCGCAGGTGGGCGACCTGGCTTTTCCCCGCTTTGAGATCCCGGCGCAGAGGTTTGCCCTTCCTGCGCACTACCTGGAGCGCTCCCCGGCCTGGTGGTACCCTTACACCCTGACCCCCGCCGGCGGCCACCTCCCGCGACCTGAAG CCTCGGAGAAGGCCCTCCTGCGCGACTCCTCCCCCGCCTCCGGCACCGACCGCGACTCCCCGGAGCCGCTGCTCAAGGCTGACCCCGACCACAAGGAGCTAGACTCCAAGAGCCCGGACGAGATCATTCTGGAGGAGAGCGACTCCGAGGAAGGCAAGAAGGAGGGCGAGGCGGCGCCAGGCGCGGCTGGGGCGAGCGTAGGGGCAACGGCGGCGACGCAGGGCGCAGAGGACTGGAAGAAGGGCGCCGAGAGTCCGGAGAAGAAGCCTGCGTGCCGCAAGAAGAAGACGCGCACTGTCTTCTCGCGCAGCCAGGTCTTCCAGCTCGAATCCACCTTCGACATGAAACGCTATCTGAGCAGCTCCGAGCGCGCCGGCCTGGCCGCGTCGCTGCACCTCACCGAGACGCAGGTCAAGATCTGGTTCCAGAACCGCCGCAACAAGTGGAAGCGGCAGCTGGCGGCGGAGCTGGAGGCGGCCAACCTGAGCCACGCCGCGGCGCAGCGCATCGTGCGGGTGCCCATCCTCTACCACGAGAACTCAGCGGCCGAGGGCGCGGCGGCAGCGGCCGCAGGGGCCCCAGTGCCGGTCAGCCAGCCACTGCTCACCTTCCCGCATCCCGTCTACTATTCGCACCCGGTGGTCTCGTCCGTGCCGCTTCTACGGCCTGTCTGA
- the HMX2 gene encoding homeobox protein HMX2, whose product MGSKEDAGKGCPAAGGVSSFTIQSILGGGPSEAPREPAGWPARKRSLSVSSEEEEPDDGWKAPACFCPDSHGPKEPGPKHHTPIPFPCLGTPKGSGGAGPAGSERTPFLSPSHPDFKEEKERLLPAGSPSPGSERPRDGGAERQAGAAKKKTRTVFSRSQVYQLESTFDMKRYLSSSERACLASSLQLTETQVKTWFQNRRNKWKRQLSAELEAANMAHASAQTLVGMPLVFRDSSLLRVPVPRSLAFPAPLYYPGSNLSALPLYNLYNKLDY is encoded by the exons ATGGGCAGCAAGGAAGATGCAGGCAAGGGGTGTCCGGCGGCCGGTGGCGTCTCCAGCTTCACCATCCAGTCCATCCTGGGCGGGGGGCCCTCGGAGGCACCGCGGGAGCCCGCTGGCTGGCCAGCCAGGAAGCGCAGTCTGTCGGTGTCCTCGGAGGAGGAGGAGCCGGACGACGGCTGGAAGGCGCCTGCCTGCTTCTGCCCAGACTCGCACGGCCCTAAGGAGCCGGGCCCCAAGCACCACACCCCCATCCCTTTTCCTTGCCTGG GTACCCCCAAGGGCAGCGGAGGCGCGGGGCCGGCGGGCTCGGAGCGCAcgccttttctctctccttcgcACCCGGActttaaggaagagaaagagaggctcTTGCCCGCGGGCTCGCCCTCGCCAGGGTCGGAGCGGCCGAGGGACGGCGGTGCCGAAAGGCAGGCGGGGGCGGCCAAGAAGAAGACGCGCACTGTCTTCTCGCGCAGCCAGGTATACCAGCTGGAGTCCACCTTCGACATGAAACGCTACCTGAGCAGCTCGGAGCGCGCCTGTCTCGCCTCCAGCCTGCAGCTTACCGAGACCCAGGTCAAGACTTGGTTCCAGAACCGTCGCAACAAGTGGAAGCGGCAGCTCTCGGCGGAGCTGGAGGCGGCCAACATGGCGCACGCGTCGGCGCAGACTCTGGTGGGCATGCCGCTGGTGTTCCGGGACAGCTCGCTGCTGCGCGTGCCGGTGCCCCGCTCCCTCGCCTTCCCCGCGCCGCTCTACTACCCGGGCAGCAACCTCTCGGCCTTACCTCTCTATAACCTCTACAACAAGCTAGATTACTGA
- the BUB3 gene encoding mitotic checkpoint protein BUB3 isoform X1: MTGSNEFKLNQPPEDGISSVKFSPNTSQFLLVSSWDTSVRLYDVPANSMRLKYQHTGAVLDCAFYDPTHAWSGGLDHQLKMHDLNTDQENLVGTHDAPIRCVEYCPEVNVMVTGSWDQTVKLWDPRTPCNAGTFSQPEKVYTLSVSGDRLIVGTAGRRVLVWDLRNMGYVQQRRESSLKYQTRCIRAFPNKQGYVLSSIEGRVAVEYLDPSPEVQKKKYAFKCHRLKENNIEQIYPVNAISFHNIHNTFATGGSDGFVNIWDPFNKKRLCQFHRYPTSIASLAFSNDGTTLAIASSYMYEMDDTEHPEDGIFIRQVTDAETKPKSPCT, translated from the exons ATGACCGGTTCTAACGAGTTCAAGCTGAACCAGCCACCCGAGGATGGCATCTCCTCGGTGAAGTTCAGCCCCAACACCTCCCAGTTCCTGCTGGTGTCTTCCTGGGACACGTCTGTGCGCCTCTACGATGTGCCGGCCAACTCCATGCGGCTCAAGTACCAGCACACCGGTGCGGTCCTGGACTGCGCGTTCTAC gaTCCAACACACGCCTGGAGTGGGGGATTAGATCATCAGTTGAAAATGCATGATTTGAACACTGATCAAG AAAATCTTGTTGGAACCCATGATGCCCCTATCAGATGTGTTGAATACTGTCCTGAAGTGAATGTGATGGTTACTGGAAGTTGGGATCAAACAGTTAAATTGTGGGATCCCAGAACTCCTTGTAATGCCGGGACCTTCTCTCAGCCGGAAAAG GTGTATACCCTGTCAGTGTCTGGAGATCGGCTAATTGTGGGGACAGCAGGCCGCAGAGTGTTGGTGTGGGACTTACGGAACATGGGCTACGTGCAGCAGCGCAGGGAGTCCAGCCTGAAATACCAGACTCGCTGCATCCGAGCGTTTCCAAACAAGCAG GGTTATGTACTAAGCTCTATTGAAGGCCGAGTGGCAGTTGAGTACTTGGACCCAAGCCCTGAAGTACAAAAGAAGAAGTATGCCTTCAAATGTCACagacttaaagaaaataatattgagcAGATTTACCCAGTCAATGCCATTTCCTTTCACAATATCCACAATACATTTGCCACAG GTGGTTCTGATGGATTTGTAAATATTTGGGATCCATTTAACAAAAAGCGACTGTGCCAGTTCCATCGGTACCCCACCAGCATCGCATCACTTGCCTTCAGTAATGATGGGACTACGCTTGCAATAGCATCATCTTATATGTATGAAATGGATGACACAGAACATCCTGAAGATGGTATCTTCATTCGCCAAGTGACAGATGCAGAAACAAAACCCAA GTCACCATGTACTTGA
- the BUB3 gene encoding mitotic checkpoint protein BUB3 isoform X2 has product MTGSNEFKLNQPPEDGISSVKFSPNTSQFLLVSSWDTSVRLYDVPANSMRLKYQHTGAVLDCAFYDPTHAWSGGLDHQLKMHDLNTDQENLVGTHDAPIRCVEYCPEVNVMVTGSWDQTVKLWDPRTPCNAGTFSQPEKVYTLSVSGDRLIVGTAGRRVLVWDLRNMGYVQQRRESSLKYQTRCIRAFPNKQGYVLSSIEGRVAVEYLDPSPEVQKKKYAFKCHRLKENNIEQIYPVNAISFHNIHNTFATGGSDGFVNIWDPFNKKRLCQFHRYPTSIASLAFSNDGTTLAIASSYMYEMDDTEHPEDGIFIRQVTDAETKPKST; this is encoded by the exons ATGACCGGTTCTAACGAGTTCAAGCTGAACCAGCCACCCGAGGATGGCATCTCCTCGGTGAAGTTCAGCCCCAACACCTCCCAGTTCCTGCTGGTGTCTTCCTGGGACACGTCTGTGCGCCTCTACGATGTGCCGGCCAACTCCATGCGGCTCAAGTACCAGCACACCGGTGCGGTCCTGGACTGCGCGTTCTAC gaTCCAACACACGCCTGGAGTGGGGGATTAGATCATCAGTTGAAAATGCATGATTTGAACACTGATCAAG AAAATCTTGTTGGAACCCATGATGCCCCTATCAGATGTGTTGAATACTGTCCTGAAGTGAATGTGATGGTTACTGGAAGTTGGGATCAAACAGTTAAATTGTGGGATCCCAGAACTCCTTGTAATGCCGGGACCTTCTCTCAGCCGGAAAAG GTGTATACCCTGTCAGTGTCTGGAGATCGGCTAATTGTGGGGACAGCAGGCCGCAGAGTGTTGGTGTGGGACTTACGGAACATGGGCTACGTGCAGCAGCGCAGGGAGTCCAGCCTGAAATACCAGACTCGCTGCATCCGAGCGTTTCCAAACAAGCAG GGTTATGTACTAAGCTCTATTGAAGGCCGAGTGGCAGTTGAGTACTTGGACCCAAGCCCTGAAGTACAAAAGAAGAAGTATGCCTTCAAATGTCACagacttaaagaaaataatattgagcAGATTTACCCAGTCAATGCCATTTCCTTTCACAATATCCACAATACATTTGCCACAG GTGGTTCTGATGGATTTGTAAATATTTGGGATCCATTTAACAAAAAGCGACTGTGCCAGTTCCATCGGTACCCCACCAGCATCGCATCACTTGCCTTCAGTAATGATGGGACTACGCTTGCAATAGCATCATCTTATATGTATGAAATGGATGACACAGAACATCCTGAAGATGGTATCTTCATTCGCCAAGTGACAGATGCAGAAACAAAACCCAA GTCCACCTAA